From one bacterium Scap17 genomic stretch:
- a CDS encoding DUF3100 domain-containing protein: MPLSQLLDWRLHLLVVVLSLGAELIGILKFPLGPGTLLLLPLFYAFIAAVLCNPHLFSGTKRVIPPVISAAAGPVILLSIMPFIARFGSTIGPAIEQLISAGPALILQELGNLGTMLIAMPIAVVVLKMGREAIGATYSIAREPNIAIISDKYGLKGPEGVGVMGVYVVGTMFGTLWFALMAGYLTSLDIFDPRALAMACGVGSGSMVAACSGAIAGALPEMGEELLAFAGASNLLTYATGLYVSLFIALPVAERLFRFFSRKRAGSDDAMNDEEAKLASDALVEDRPENQLGKTAMVVAAVCVVGWVVNTINGASLIDAAPGMLILYVMTMLGLLVARVMPFYLPAIAWVSLVSILMTLPWFPGSGWITEQLGFVNFLAIVTPVLGYAGLALSKREFSMFRQAGWKLVIISLLVFTGTYIGSAVVAQALL, from the coding sequence ATGCCCCTTTCTCAACTCCTGGACTGGCGGTTGCACCTGCTGGTCGTGGTGCTGTCCCTCGGCGCCGAACTGATCGGTATTCTCAAGTTCCCGCTCGGCCCCGGCACCTTGCTGCTGTTGCCGCTGTTCTATGCCTTCATTGCCGCCGTACTGTGCAATCCGCACCTGTTCAGCGGCACGAAACGGGTCATCCCGCCGGTGATCAGCGCGGCGGCAGGGCCGGTCATCCTGCTGTCGATCATGCCGTTCATCGCCCGCTTCGGTTCCACCATCGGCCCGGCCATCGAGCAGCTGATCTCGGCGGGTCCGGCGCTGATCCTGCAGGAACTGGGCAATCTGGGCACCATGCTGATCGCGATGCCGATCGCGGTAGTGGTGCTCAAGATGGGCCGTGAGGCGATCGGCGCGACCTACTCCATCGCGCGGGAACCCAACATCGCGATCATCTCCGACAAGTACGGCCTCAAGGGCCCGGAAGGCGTCGGTGTGATGGGAGTCTATGTGGTGGGCACCATGTTCGGCACCCTGTGGTTCGCGCTGATGGCGGGCTACCTGACCTCACTGGACATCTTCGACCCGCGTGCACTGGCCATGGCCTGCGGTGTCGGCAGCGGCAGCATGGTGGCGGCGTGTTCCGGCGCCATCGCCGGTGCCCTGCCGGAGATGGGCGAAGAGCTGCTGGCCTTCGCCGGCGCCAGCAACCTGCTGACCTATGCCACCGGCCTCTACGTCTCGCTGTTCATCGCCCTGCCGGTCGCCGAGCGCCTGTTCCGCTTCTTCAGTCGCAAGCGGGCCGGCAGCGATGACGCCATGAATGACGAGGAAGCCAAGCTCGCCTCAGACGCGCTGGTTGAAGATCGCCCGGAAAACCAGCTGGGCAAGACGGCCATGGTCGTCGCGGCGGTCTGCGTGGTCGGCTGGGTGGTCAACACCATCAATGGCGCCAGCCTGATCGACGCCGCCCCCGGCATGCTGATCCTGTACGTGATGACCATGCTGGGTCTGCTGGTCGCCCGCGTCATGCCCTTCTATCTGCCGGCCATCGCCTGGGTGTCGCTGGTCAGCATCCTGATGACGCTGCCGTGGTTCCCGGGCAGCGGCTGGATCACCGAGCAGCTGGGCTTCGTCAACTTCCTCGCCATCGTCACGCCGGTCCTCGGCTATGCGGGTCTGGCACTCAGCAAGCGCGAGTTCAGCATGTTCCGCCAGGCGGGCTGGAAGCTGGTGATCATCTCGCTGCTGGTCTTCACCGGCACCTATATCGGCTCGGCAGTCGTGGCGCAGGCACTGCTCTGA
- a CDS encoding amidohydrolase has protein sequence MQLPDKIDEALLRSWRHEFHQHPETAFEEHRTSARVAEILRAAGLDVTTGLAETGVIAVLDGKLGKGQTIGLRADMDALDVTEANAVSHCSHTPGKMHACGHDGHTTMLLGAACELARDPDFAGRVVFVFQPAEENEGGGRRMVEDGLFEQFPMDAIYGLHNWPGLALGEAAVHEEAVMAAFDVFTLTLGGHGCHAAMPHLGKDTILAACQLVTQLQGLISRETPAHQTAILSITQFHAGDAFNVMPEEVELRGTLRCFDPTLRAHLQQRFHDAVDAMANFHGLKVNFDYQPRYPATLNAPGHAERCASVLEQLPSIRRVHRDLPPSMASEDFAYLLQECPGAYIWLGNGEESASLHNPHYDFNDAATPIGVSYWTSLVRQLLAVGG, from the coding sequence ATGCAACTACCCGACAAGATCGACGAGGCACTGCTGCGCAGCTGGCGTCATGAGTTTCATCAGCATCCCGAGACGGCCTTCGAGGAGCACCGCACCTCGGCGCGCGTCGCCGAGATCCTGCGTGCCGCTGGCCTGGACGTCACCACGGGACTTGCCGAGACCGGTGTGATCGCGGTGCTCGACGGCAAGCTGGGCAAGGGCCAGACCATCGGCCTGCGCGCCGACATGGATGCGCTGGATGTCACCGAGGCCAACGCCGTCTCACATTGCTCGCACACGCCGGGCAAGATGCATGCCTGCGGTCATGATGGCCACACCACCATGCTGCTGGGCGCGGCCTGTGAACTGGCGCGCGATCCTGACTTTGCCGGCCGCGTGGTGTTCGTGTTCCAGCCGGCCGAGGAGAACGAAGGCGGCGGCCGGCGCATGGTGGAGGACGGCCTGTTCGAGCAGTTCCCGATGGATGCCATCTACGGCCTGCACAACTGGCCGGGGCTGGCACTCGGCGAGGCGGCGGTGCATGAAGAGGCGGTGATGGCGGCCTTCGATGTCTTCACCCTGACCCTGGGCGGTCACGGCTGCCACGCTGCCATGCCGCATCTGGGCAAGGACACCATCCTGGCGGCCTGTCAGCTGGTGACCCAGTTGCAGGGGCTGATCAGCCGCGAGACTCCGGCGCACCAGACCGCGATTCTCAGCATCACCCAGTTCCATGCCGGCGATGCCTTCAACGTGATGCCGGAAGAAGTCGAACTGCGCGGCACCCTGCGCTGCTTCGACCCGACACTGCGCGCGCATCTGCAGCAGCGCTTCCATGACGCCGTCGATGCCATGGCGAACTTCCACGGTCTAAAGGTCAACTTCGACTATCAGCCGCGCTATCCCGCGACGCTCAATGCGCCCGGCCATGCCGAACGCTGCGCCAGCGTTCTCGAGCAGTTGCCGAGCATCCGGCGGGTCCATCGTGACCTGCCGCCCTCGATGGCCTCGGAAGACTTCGCCTATCTGCTGCAGGAATGTCCGGGCGCCTATATCTGGCTGGGCAACGGCGAAGAGAGCGCCTCGCTGCATAATCCGCACTACGACTTCAATGATGCTGCCACGCCCATCGGCGTCAGCTACTGGACGTCGCTGGTGCGTCAGCTGCTGGCCGTTGGCGGATAG